The DNA sequence TTCTGGAATTGCCGCATTCTAAAACGGCTGTGTAGTTTCCGGGTGCAAGATGCAGAGGAATACTGAAATTTTCCCGCACAAATCCTTTATAGGAGAAGTTTTCGCCAGTTATCGTGTATTTTGCCACCGGTTTTGTAAAGTAACCTCTCACCCACCCCCTTATCATGTTACCTTCAAATTTTGCAGAGATGTCACAGAAGTCAACTGTAAACCGTTTGACAATTCCGTCCACGTATACAGTGTAGTTCCCAAGTACAACATCCTTTCTCAGATCAAATTTTGCAATATAGGTACCGTTCCTGTCCTCAAACATGAGTTTAAGCTTTTTTCCCTGCGCATCAATAAGAAAAGCCTTTTTCGGCTTGAAGTTGGTTTTAACAGAGACTGTATCGTTAACAAAGTAAATCCCCCCTACATCCACAGCCCTTCTTGCTGCTTCAATCCTCACACTTCTTTCTGCAGCCAGACCGAATGCTTCAGCTTTTATGTGCAAAACTCCTGTTACGTTTGAAAAACTGAGTTTAAAGCTTCCGTTTATTTCTTCGTGTTTCGCCCTTTCCCCTTTAAACCAGTATGTTAAACTGGCCTTTGTTGGGGCACCATCCACCAGGACTCTGCCCACAATCACCGCCGTTCCGTTACCGGTCGTGATACTGTCAATGGCTATCTCCACCTTTGATCTCACATTTAACTTTTTAACGGCATTTCCACATTTCAGAATGATCTTGTGGATCCCGGGATTCAAAGGGATTTCAAAACTTCCATTTTCAACCACAATGCTGTTGGGAACACCATCAATGTCAAATTCCAGCTGTTCTGGAGGCACGAAGTAATAGCTAATGTTTCCCACTATTTTCCCGTTTTTGTACTCAGCATTGATGCTGTAGCTGTCAACGAAAAATTCGGCAGTTTCATTGTCCGTAACCACGAGATACTTTCCCAAAACCACGTCCTTTTTCAATTCGAGTATTGCGGTGTATTCTCCATGTTTGCCCTTGAATTTTAGCTTCATGACTTTTCCTGCCGGATTGACGATGTACGCCTTTTCGGGCATAAAATTAAGCTTAACTAAAATTGTATCTCCAGGAAAGTAGACTGTACTGTTTCTGATATCTTCTCCGAACTCCATGCCATCAGCTATTGTTAAAATCAGAAGACTTAAACAGAGTACTGCAACAAGACCGCCAACTCTCATCCGCCGTTACTTCTGAGTAATTACATTTTATTAAACTTACCGGATTACCATAATAATCATGAAAACATAAATCAAAAAAGTATTTTTTAACTGGGAAATCAAAAGGTGAAATATGTCTTTGAGGTTAAGAACGCCATCGAGAATACACATCACGCTAATTGACTTAAATGGGAGTTTGGGGAGGATTGATGGAGGGGTTGGTTTAGCTTTAAACGAACCTTACATCCAGATCACAGCAAAGGAGAGTGAAGATGTGATTATCAAAGGTGTGTCAACAAACATCGAGAGGTTCAGACTATCAGCGAGTAAAATGGCGGAGTTTTGCGGGAAAGGGTTAGAAATTGAGGTTCTGTCAGATTATGAATCACATGTGGGGCTGGGAAGTGGAACACAGATCAGCCTTGCTGTTGGCAGAGCCTACAGTGAAATTTACAGTTTGGGTCTCACAACCAGACAGATTGCGGAGATAATGGGGAGGGGTGGGACATCAGGTATAGGTGTGGCCGTTTTTGACCATGGAGGGTTGGTGGTTGACGGAGGACATTCGATGAAGGAGAAGAAGAGCTTTTTGCCATCCTCAGCAAGCAAGGCGAAACCCGCACCGGTGATTGCCCGTCTCGATTTTCCAGAGTGGGACGTGATTCTGGCAGTGCCGAATCTAAAGGGATTTTTTGGGGAAGAGGAGGTTAACCTCTTCCAGAAATGCTGCCCGGTACCGCTTGAAGAGGTCAGGGAGCTTTGTCATTTAATTCTGATGAAAATGCTTCCGGCGGTGGTTGAAGCCGACCTTGATGAATTTGGCAGAGCCATCGGAAGGATACAGGAACTTGGATTCAAGAAAGCGGAGGTAAGCCAGTACGGAGATCTTATTAAAGGATGTCTTTCTCTGGGTGATTGTGTGGGCATGAGTTCAACCGGACCAGCTGTTTACGCCGTGACTGACACGAATGCAAAGGTGCTTTCGAGAGACATCGAGAGCTATTTTAGGGAGAGGGGATTTGAATGCTCGGTGTATATCACGAAAGGCAGAAACAGGGGGGTTGAGATTGAGGTATAATCTGTGGTTCGGGGTTTACGATAGGGGAATGGTTAAAAAAAGCCCCAGTCTTGAGGATTCATTTCTCAATGCCGCCAATGAGGAACCTCTCCCATTTAGTGTAGCGGAACTGGGCAGAGAGGTGTTTGGTTCTGAATACTACACTGTTTTGAGGAAAACAGCCTTGAGTGTGGCAGAAAAACTTGTTGAGGATGAACTCAGAAGGGAGGACAAGTACGTCATTGCTCTCGTCAAGGCCCTTGAGGAAGTGGAAGAGTCCATAAACATGCTCAGCGAGAAACTCGAGGATATTGAGTCAGTTAGAGATTCTGAACTGTTAAATGAGTTCAAAAGCAAGATTGAAGAGCTTAAAAGGCTGAGAAATTCCATTGAAAGTGAGATTGAGGAGATAATGGGGAAAATTGCACCAAATCTCGTGGAAATAGCCGGTGCGAAGGTTGCTGCAAAGCTTCTGGAAAGGGCGGGAAGTATGGAAAGGCTTGTAAGGTTGCCAGCGAGCAAAATTCAGGTTATAGGTGCAGAGAAGAGTCTTTACAAGGCTTTTGCCAGAATGAAAAGGGGTAAGAAAGCCAAAATACCAAAGCATGGAGTTATATTCCTTCATCCATTCATCAGAACTCTGCCGAAGTCCAAAAGAGGAAAGATGGCGAGGTTTCTGGCTGCAAAAATAGCAATAGCTGCCAAAATTGATTATTTCCGGGGTGAGCTTGATGAGAACCTTTACGAGAGTATCAGGAAACGATACGAGGAGTTGAGAAGGAAATGAAAAAGTTGATGAGAAATGTGTATTTAATTGATGAAATGCTTGTTACGAAAAGTGGCTATGGAAGCCACTACGGTGAGAGGGTTTTTGACGGATTCAGAGAGTGGATTCCGTGGAGGAGCAAATTGGCAGCAATGATTCTCAAAGGTCATAAAATAGATTTCAGAGGGGATGAAAGGGTTCTTTATCTTGGGGCCGCAAGTGGTACCACCATCAGCCATCTTGCGGATATTCTCGATGAAGGAATAATCTATGGCGTTGAGTACTCTGCAAAGCCTTTTGAGAAGTTCCTTTCCCTTGCCAGAGAGCGCGACAACATCATTCCATTGCTTTTTGATGCCTCCAGGCCGTGGAAGTACAGCGGTATAGTGGAGAAGGTCGACTTCATCTATCAGGACATCGCCCAGAAGAATCAGATTGAAATTCTCGAGAGCAATGCCAGATTCTTCTTGAAAAAAGGTTGTGAGGTTCTGATAATGGTCAAGGCCAGGAGCATAGATTCAACTGCAGAGCCCGAAGAGGTATTTCAGGAGGTTATAAGCCGTATAAGCAGAAACTTTGAAATCTTAAGGTATGACGACCTCCTGCCTTACCACAAGGATCACATTTTTGTTCACGCTAAAATTTTTTAATCTCTCTGACTTGCCCACTTCGGGATGAATGAACTTGGCATAATGCTGACCGCATCTGGAATGGGTGGTGTTTTCGTAGTTCTATCAATACTTGCGTTTGTCATGTGGGCTATGGGCAGATTTTTTGGGAAAAAAGCAACTTCTGAAGAAAGTGACAATTTCAGCAGCCTGACGGATCTCGAAGTACTGGCGGTGACGGCAGCGATTCTTCAGTATGAGGGTACTTCAGTAGTGGAGGTGCATGGGCCGGAAAACTGGAAGAGACTTGCGAAGATTTATGCCGGGAGGTGGTTGGAGTGAAGTTTTACAGGATCAGAATTGACGGTGCGGATTTCAAGGTTGGGGTTGAGAAGCTGAGGGATGGGGTTTACAGGGTAAAGGTTGGCGAGAAAGAGGCCGAAGTCGTTGTTGAGGATGTTTATGAGAGGGCAGAAACGATCTCAGAAAGACGTGAGCCGGTAACACCATCGGCAGGGCCTTCTGAGGTAAGAGAGGAGTTGAAGGATGCTGTAACTTCTATGCTGCCCGGTGTCGTTCTGAAAATACTCGTTAAGTCCGGTGACAGGGTTAAGGCGGGTGATCCGATAGTAATAATAGAATCTATGAAAATGGAGAATGAAATAGTCAGTCCGAAGGATGGTGTCGTTTCAGAAATTTTGGTAAAGGAAGGGCAGAGAATAGAGGCGGGTGACATCCTTGCGGTGATCAGATGATTGAGAACCTTCTGATGATTGCCGTAGGGTTGGGCCTTGTTTATCTCGGCATATACAGAAAAATGGAGCCATTACTTCTTGTTCCTATCGGCATAGGCGCAATTCTCGTGAATATACCTGGCGGCGGACTGGGGGAGGAAGGGAGCATTTTTGATTATTTTCTCAGGTACCTTATCCACACCGAAATCGTTCCTCTCCTGATATTTCTTGGTTTGGGGGCTTTGACCGATTTTTCACCTCTTCTGGCCAATCCGAAGACTTTTTTACTTGGTGCAGCCGCTCAAATTGGAATTTTTGCAGCTCTGCTGGCAGCCCTATTTCTTGGCTTTACTCCACAGGAGGCAGCCTCCATAGGGATAATTGGAGGCGCTGACGGCCCGACAACGATTTACACGACAACAATTCTCGCCCCCCATCTACTCGCAGCAACTGCTGTGGCTGCGTACAGCTACATGTCTCTCGTCCCGATAATACAGCCCCCCGTGATTAAAGCTCTGACTTCAAAGGACGAGAGAAGAATAAAGATGAGACAGCTTAGAGTTGTTTCAAAAAAGGAAAAGGTAATATTTCCAATTGCCACCATGCTGGTTACGGGATTTCTGGCTCCGGAGGCCCTGCCACTTGTCGGGATGCTTATGACCGGCAATCTGTTCAGGGAAAGCGGCGTTACTGACAGACTCGCAAAGGGGGCAAGTGAGGAACTGATGAATATTATGACTATAATTCTTGGTCTCAGCATCGGTAGTACAATGAAGGCGGAGAGTTTCCTGACATACAAGACGATACTAATCCTCATGCTCGGAGTCCTGGCCTTTGCTTCAGCCACGGCTGGAGGTGTTTTACTGGCGAAGTTCATGAATCTGTTTTTGAAAGAGAAGATCAACCCGATGATCGGTGCAGCCGGAGTTTCTGCCGTCCCCATGTCTGCGAGAGTTGTGCAAAGGATGGCTATTGAGGAAGACCCCCAGAACCACATCCTGATGCATGCCATGGGGCCAAATGTTGCGGGCGTTATTGGCTCTGCGGTTGCTGCTGGAATTCTGATAAGCATTCTCGGTTAAAGCTGAATTGCAGGAGTGGAAATGATGTGCTCGTATGGCCGAGGTTAAATTTTTAAGAACTTGTGACAATTTTCTTCATGAACTGTCGTTATGATTTGAAAGCCGCTCACCGCAAGTACGGGGACAGTGTATGATGGTCGTACATCCTGAGAACTGTACGGGGTGCATGCGCTGCATGCTCATCTGCTCTTACACCTTCACACGAAAATTCAGCCTCTCTTCAGCAAGAATCAGAGTGACTGACTGCGACATCAAATTTCTTGAGAACTGCAACAGTTGCGGGAAATGTGCGGAGCAGTGCTTTTACTCTGCTCTCAGGGTGGTAAAGTGAGTTTTGGAGTTGCCGGTAAACTGGCCACCATCGATTTGAGCAGCGGTGATATCGAGGTTGAAAATCTCAATCCGGAGCTTGTGAAGAGATATCTGGGTGGATTTGGCCTTTGTGTTAGAATTGCTTATGACCACATCCGTCCCGGAGTTGATCCACTCTCACCCGAAAATCCCGTCATCATAGGTACCGGAGTTCTGGTTGGTACCAACGTTCCGGCAGCGTCGAGAGTTTATACCTTTACAAAGCTGCCTGCTAACAACGCCGTTGGGTGGGGCGGAGGTGGAGGAGTTACGTTCGGCTGCAATCTGAAATTTGCAGGTTATGATTGTCTTGTGATCAGGGGAAAGGCCGAATCGCCCGTCATCATTAAAATTGAGGACGAAAATGTGGAGATATGCAAGGCAGAAGATCTGTGGGGTTTGGGTGTTGGAGAAACGACTGAAAATCTCCGAAGCAGATTCGGGCAGGGTGGGGTATTGTCAATCGGTCAGGCGGGTGAGAATCTTGTTAGATTTTCGATGGCATACATCGACAGACTATCTACTGTTGGGAGGGGAGGAATAGGTGCTGTACTGGGATCTAAAAAGCTGAAAGCGATATTCGTCATGGGCAACGGAGAGATAGGAGTTGCGGATAGGGAAAGATTCAACCGAATTTGCGCGAATTTACTTGAGCGGATGAGGAAGTATCCCCATCTAAAGGAGTGGCAGGAACTCGGACTTTTGAAATCTCTTCCAGCATTGCCGGAAGACGAGTACTTCAGAATCAGAAAAAAGAGAATTGCATGCGTATCATGTCCTGTTGGGGATAAGGACGAAATAGAAATCGATGGAAACAGAATCCATACTACCTCGGTGGTCAATCTTCTGACACCGGTAATGATGGGGATGAAGGACTACAGAAAGGCGATGAAACTCACCGCAATCCTCGACGATTACGGGATGGATATGTTCGAGTTCTTTGGTGTTTTGAGCTTCGCAAAGGAGCTTGAAGAGGAGGGAATAATTGAGCTTGAGGAGAAAATAGATCTTTCATCCTTTGAGTCATTGTCGGGGTGGGCAGAAAGGGTATGTTTAAGGGAAGGAATGGGAAACCTGCTTGCAGAAGGGATTGGTGGGATGGAGAGAAAATTTGGGGAGGCGAAGAACAGTATCAAGGGAATGATGGCATACGTCACTCCCAAAGGACCCCTTGTCTGGGATCTTTTTGGTACCATGGAGCTCGGCCAGGTCATCGATCCCAGAGGCCCTCACGTTGCGGCTCACGGCTCTCCAACCTACTTTGCAAGAAGACCTTCAGAAAGCTTCGTAAAGCATCTCAGACGAATGGGTCTGGATGATGAAAAGATAGGGGAGATTCTGGAGGGAGGTTTGAGGGTTGGTAAGCTTTTGTGCTACTCCAACCTCTGGTTTGTGATCCTTGCATCACTTGGCATCTGTGCGAGAGCTCAGATAAACAGATTTTACAGTGCTGAACTTTGTGCAGAGCTGTATTCTGCTGTGACCGGAATGGAGGTTACGAAAGAGGAAATGATGGGGAGAGCAAAGGAAATCTGGACTTTACTCAAGCTTGCCAACGTCAGAGAGGGTTTCAGGCGAGAACACGACTCTCCACCAGATGACTGGTTTGAGGATGGATTCAGGGATTACGTTACGGGCAAACCTCTTGCCAAAGAGGATGTTGAGAGGATGGTGGATGAGTACTACAGAGAAATGGGATGGGATTTCATGTGAAATAGCATCATTTATCAATCGTCAAGCTCTCAAATCATAAATTACGAAAAATTTTTTAAAATCTCTGCCAATTTTAATCATGATTTGTGAGTGTCACCATTTTAGGAGAGTAAATTTGGATATGCGGAGGTGGTGTGGTGGAGCTGAAATTTGACCCTGAACTATGCTTCAACTGCGACAGCATAGCCTGTTTGATGAAATGTCAGTATTTGAACTACGATCTTGAGTCTGCAAGGGAAGAGAGAGTGAAGATTGCGAAAGGAGATTACAGCAGGGTTCTCGAAGAGTGCA is a window from the Archaeoglobus neptunius genome containing:
- a CDS encoding fibrillarin-like rRNA/tRNA 2'-O-methyltransferase, whose protein sequence is MKKLMRNVYLIDEMLVTKSGYGSHYGERVFDGFREWIPWRSKLAAMILKGHKIDFRGDERVLYLGAASGTTISHLADILDEGIIYGVEYSAKPFEKFLSLARERDNIIPLLFDASRPWKYSGIVEKVDFIYQDIAQKNQIEILESNARFFLKKGCEVLIMVKARSIDSTAEPEEVFQEVISRISRNFEILRYDDLLPYHKDHIFVHAKIF
- a CDS encoding aldehyde ferredoxin oxidoreductase N-terminal domain-containing protein, which gives rise to MSFGVAGKLATIDLSSGDIEVENLNPELVKRYLGGFGLCVRIAYDHIRPGVDPLSPENPVIIGTGVLVGTNVPAASRVYTFTKLPANNAVGWGGGGGVTFGCNLKFAGYDCLVIRGKAESPVIIKIEDENVEICKAEDLWGLGVGETTENLRSRFGQGGVLSIGQAGENLVRFSMAYIDRLSTVGRGGIGAVLGSKKLKAIFVMGNGEIGVADRERFNRICANLLERMRKYPHLKEWQELGLLKSLPALPEDEYFRIRKKRIACVSCPVGDKDEIEIDGNRIHTTSVVNLLTPVMMGMKDYRKAMKLTAILDDYGMDMFEFFGVLSFAKELEEEGIIELEEKIDLSSFESLSGWAERVCLREGMGNLLAEGIGGMERKFGEAKNSIKGMMAYVTPKGPLVWDLFGTMELGQVIDPRGPHVAAHGSPTYFARRPSESFVKHLRRMGLDDEKIGEILEGGLRVGKLLCYSNLWFVILASLGICARAQINRFYSAELCAELYSAVTGMEVTKEEMMGRAKEIWTLLKLANVREGFRREHDSPPDDWFEDGFRDYVTGKPLAKEDVERMVDEYYREMGWDFM
- a CDS encoding sodium ion-translocating decarboxylase subunit beta, with the protein product MIENLLMIAVGLGLVYLGIYRKMEPLLLVPIGIGAILVNIPGGGLGEEGSIFDYFLRYLIHTEIVPLLIFLGLGALTDFSPLLANPKTFLLGAAAQIGIFAALLAALFLGFTPQEAASIGIIGGADGPTTIYTTTILAPHLLAATAVAAYSYMSLVPIIQPPVIKALTSKDERRIKMRQLRVVSKKEKVIFPIATMLVTGFLAPEALPLVGMLMTGNLFRESGVTDRLAKGASEELMNIMTIILGLSIGSTMKAESFLTYKTILILMLGVLAFASATAGGVLLAKFMNLFLKEKINPMIGAAGVSAVPMSARVVQRMAIEEDPQNHILMHAMGPNVAGVIGSAVAAGILISILG
- a CDS encoding biotin/lipoyl-containing protein, which codes for MKFYRIRIDGADFKVGVEKLRDGVYRVKVGEKEAEVVVEDVYERAETISERREPVTPSAGPSEVREELKDAVTSMLPGVVLKILVKSGDRVKAGDPIVIIESMKMENEIVSPKDGVVSEILVKEGQRIEAGDILAVIR
- a CDS encoding beta-ribofuranosylaminobenzene 5'-phosphate synthase, producing the protein MSLRLRTPSRIHITLIDLNGSLGRIDGGVGLALNEPYIQITAKESEDVIIKGVSTNIERFRLSASKMAEFCGKGLEIEVLSDYESHVGLGSGTQISLAVGRAYSEIYSLGLTTRQIAEIMGRGGTSGIGVAVFDHGGLVVDGGHSMKEKKSFLPSSASKAKPAPVIARLDFPEWDVILAVPNLKGFFGEEEVNLFQKCCPVPLEEVRELCHLILMKMLPAVVEADLDEFGRAIGRIQELGFKKAEVSQYGDLIKGCLSLGDCVGMSSTGPAVYAVTDTNAKVLSRDIESYFRERGFECSVYITKGRNRGVEIEV
- a CDS encoding NOP5/NOP56 family protein → MRYNLWFGVYDRGMVKKSPSLEDSFLNAANEEPLPFSVAELGREVFGSEYYTVLRKTALSVAEKLVEDELRREDKYVIALVKALEEVEESINMLSEKLEDIESVRDSELLNEFKSKIEELKRLRNSIESEIEEIMGKIAPNLVEIAGAKVAAKLLERAGSMERLVRLPASKIQVIGAEKSLYKAFARMKRGKKAKIPKHGVIFLHPFIRTLPKSKRGKMARFLAAKIAIAAKIDYFRGELDENLYESIRKRYEELRRK
- a CDS encoding 4Fe-4S dicluster domain-containing protein, producing MMVVHPENCTGCMRCMLICSYTFTRKFSLSSARIRVTDCDIKFLENCNSCGKCAEQCFYSALRVVK
- a CDS encoding OadG family protein translates to MNELGIMLTASGMGGVFVVLSILAFVMWAMGRFFGKKATSEESDNFSSLTDLEVLAVTAAILQYEGTSVVEVHGPENWKRLAKIYAGRWLE